One window of the Granulicella arctica genome contains the following:
- the hisF gene encoding imidazole glycerol phosphate synthase subunit HisF — translation MLTKRIIACLDVRGGRVVKGVQFVDIIDAGDPAELAHRHAAAGADEIVLLDITATHEGRGTLLNTVKRTAAALFIPFTVGGGVRSADDAAAVFDAGADKVSINSAAIARPELISEIGSSFGAQAVIVAIDARRGKGVDDAEVYVSGGRTPTGLRLVDWAREAESRGAGEILLTSMDTDGMRNGFDCELTACVSEAVNIPVIASGGAGSAAHFAEVFARGKADAALAASIFHFGITDSRALKAELQQNGVSVRLPC, via the coding sequence ATGCTGACCAAACGAATCATCGCCTGTCTGGATGTCCGGGGCGGTCGCGTCGTCAAAGGCGTTCAGTTCGTCGACATCATCGACGCAGGCGATCCAGCAGAACTTGCCCATCGCCATGCCGCTGCCGGTGCAGACGAGATCGTTCTGCTCGACATCACCGCCACGCACGAAGGCCGCGGAACATTGCTCAACACCGTCAAGCGAACCGCCGCCGCACTCTTTATTCCCTTCACCGTTGGCGGGGGAGTGCGGTCAGCAGATGATGCTGCAGCTGTCTTCGACGCGGGTGCCGATAAGGTCAGCATCAACTCAGCCGCAATCGCTCGGCCCGAATTAATTAGTGAAATTGGCTCAAGCTTTGGGGCACAGGCCGTCATCGTGGCCATCGACGCGCGACGAGGCAAAGGCGTCGACGATGCAGAGGTCTACGTGAGCGGTGGACGCACGCCTACCGGTCTGCGACTAGTTGACTGGGCTCGCGAAGCAGAGTCGCGGGGAGCCGGCGAGATCCTGCTCACCTCGATGGACACCGATGGCATGCGCAATGGCTTCGATTGCGAACTCACCGCCTGCGTCAGCGAAGCGGTCAACATTCCCGTGATCGCCAGTGGTGGCGCAGGTTCGGCGGCCCACTTTGCGGAGGTCTTTGCTCGTGGCAAAGCGGATGCGGCGCTCGCGGCAAGTATCTTTCACTTCGGAATCACGGATTCCCGAGCCCTCAAAGCAGAGCTGCAACAGAACGGCGTCTCCGTCCGCCTGCCCTGCTAA